One window of the Pseudokineococcus lusitanus genome contains the following:
- a CDS encoding ANTAR domain-containing response regulator: MTTQPPSPDGDDAATAAQTTAAPVDDAPSGPRRRVVVAEDEAIIRLDVVETLTEAGFDVVGEAGDGESAVRLVEEQTPDLVVMDVKMPVLDGISAAERIGRAGRTAVVLLTAFSQKELVDRARDAGAMAYVVKPFTAADLLPAVEIALSRHTELRALEDEVADLSERFETRKRVERAKGLLMQQMGLSEPEAFRWIQKTSMDRRLTMREVADVVLEQVGGKG, from the coding sequence GTGACCACGCAGCCCCCCAGCCCCGACGGCGACGACGCCGCCACCGCCGCCCAGACCACTGCGGCCCCCGTCGACGACGCCCCCTCGGGCCCCCGCCGCCGTGTCGTGGTCGCCGAGGACGAGGCGATCATCCGCCTCGACGTCGTCGAGACGCTGACGGAGGCCGGCTTCGACGTCGTCGGCGAGGCCGGCGACGGCGAGAGCGCCGTCCGGCTCGTCGAGGAGCAGACCCCCGACCTCGTCGTCATGGACGTGAAGATGCCCGTCCTCGACGGCATCTCCGCGGCGGAGCGGATCGGCCGTGCGGGTCGCACCGCGGTCGTCCTCCTCACCGCCTTCTCGCAGAAGGAGCTCGTGGACCGGGCCCGCGACGCCGGGGCCATGGCCTACGTCGTCAAGCCCTTCACGGCCGCCGACCTGCTGCCCGCCGTGGAGATCGCCCTCAGCCGCCACACCGAGCTGCGGGCGCTCGAGGACGAGGTGGCCGACCTCTCCGAGCGCTTCGAGACGCGCAAGCGGGTCGAGCGGGCCAAGGGCCTGCTCATGCAGCAGATGGGCCTGTCCGAGCCCGAGGCCTTCCGCTGGATCCAGAAGACGTCCATGGACCGTCGACTGACGATGCGCGAGGTCGCCGACGTCGTCCTCGAGCAGGTCGGCGGCAAGGGCTGA